The window TCACGAGCGCTGAGTTCGGTTGTCGGAACTTCGGAAACGAGCACGGGACCATCCTCTGCTGTCTGGTGAAAGTTGACACTGAACGCGATGGTGCGCAACCGAACGATGTTCGGCAGGACTGTTCGCATGCTGATCGGCACCAGCGGGCGTTGCGGCGCGGAGCTTGGCCAGGCAGCGGCGCGCCGCCCGTCGACGATCGTCGCCGCGACCGGCCCACGACCCTGTGACGGCTCGATACGGAGCTCCTAGCCGGGAGAGTCAATTCACGGCGTGGAACATTCGCTAACCACTGCGCTGAAAGGCGGGCTCGGCACGCCTTGGATCATCAGCTTGAGGTAGACCCGGCGGTTCGGAAGGCAGAGCAAATCTAAGATCTGAAACTCCGAATGAAGTTCGGCCGCGAGAGAAGGTGCGTCGACCGCTCCCGTTCTAAACGCTATCAAGCTGCCCGCATTTCCGAAGATCGCACCCCTGACATCAGCGTCAATTTGATTGATATGCTGATGGGCGAGAATCAGGCCGGCACCATACTTTCTAAGCTCCGACATCATGTTGACTAGCGAAAGAGTAGTGAAGCTCTGGAACTCGTCCGCGTAGATGAAGAATGGATCTCGGTGATCAGGACTGATGTTCGCTCGGCTGAAGGCCGCCAGCCCAAGAGTCGTTACGATCAGGCCGCCTAAGATCGTGCATGCGTCCTCGCCGAGCTCTCCCTTCGATAGATTCGCGATCAGCCCGCGACCCTCGTCCATCAGCGCGCGCAGGCGGACCTCTGAGGCCGGTGCCACGAGGATGCGGAACAGAGTGGGGTCAACCAAAAGGGCCCCCAGCTTGTTCTGGATCGGAGCCACCGCCTCAGCGCGAAGTCGCGCTGGGTAGTTTTCGAACTCAATCGTCCAAAACTCCTTCACCACCGGGTTCTCGACCTTCCGGGCTACGGCCTTCCGGAATTTCTTGTCCGAGAACAGGCGCAGAATGTCGGGAAGGGTGGCGTCATCGCGCTCGAGGAGGGCGTAGAGTGCGTTGCGAAGCACATGCTCCATGCGAACACCCCACGCCTGCGGCCACTGCTTGCGGAAGGTCTCAAGGATGCCTGCGGCCGCGAGCGGAATCCGTTCTGGCCGAACCCGGCGGAGCGGATTGTACCCAAACGGCTGA is drawn from bacterium and contains these coding sequences:
- a CDS encoding DUF87 domain-containing protein gives rise to the protein MIDPRAQPSYFAVSNHHASKRRIGIAQTDRLSHMYIIGKTGVGKSTLLEILLRQDIVAGRGFALIDPHGDLAERIWAWTPDALKDRITYLNAPDPTQPFGYNPLRRVRPERIPLAAAGILETFRKQWPQAWGVRMEHVLRNALYALLERDDATLPDILRLFSDKKFRKAVARKVENPVVKEFWTIEFENYPARLRAEAVAPIQNKLGALLVDPTLFRILVAPASEVRLRALMDEGRGLIANLSKGELGEDACTILGGLIVTTLGLAAFSRANISPDHRDPFFIYADEFQSFTTLSLVNMMSELRKYGAGLILAHQHINQIDADVRGAIFGNAGSLIAFRTGAVDAPSLAAELHSEFQILDLLCLPNRRVYLKLMIQGVPSPPFSAVVSECSTP